A DNA window from Streptomyces canus contains the following coding sequences:
- a CDS encoding GuaB3 family IMP dehydrogenase-related protein, translated as MTEIEIGRGKRGRRAYAFDDIAVVPSRRTRDPKEVSIAWQIDAYRFELPFLAAPMDSVVSPATAIRIGELGGLGVLNLEGLWTRYEDPQPLLDEIAGLDVDAATRRLQEIYAAPIKEELIGQRIKEVRDSGVVTAAALSPQRTAQFSKAVVDAGVDIFVIRGTTVSAEHVSGSHEPLNLKQFIYELDVPVIVGGCATYTAALHLMRTGAAGVLVGFGGGAAHTTRNVLGIQVPMATAVADVAAARRDYMDESGGRYVHVIADGGVGWSGDLPKAIACGADAVMMGSPLARATDAPGRGHHWGMEAVNEELPRGKKVDLGTVGTIEEVLAGPSHIPDGSMNFFGALRRAMATTGYSELKEFQRVEVTVADSQHKR; from the coding sequence GTGACTGAGATCGAGATCGGGCGCGGCAAGCGCGGCCGCCGGGCGTACGCCTTCGACGACATCGCCGTCGTCCCCAGCCGCCGTACGCGCGACCCGAAGGAGGTCTCGATCGCCTGGCAGATCGACGCCTACCGCTTCGAGCTGCCCTTCCTGGCCGCCCCCATGGACTCGGTCGTCTCCCCGGCCACCGCGATCCGCATCGGCGAGCTCGGCGGCCTGGGCGTCCTGAACCTCGAAGGCCTGTGGACCCGGTACGAGGACCCGCAGCCGCTGCTCGACGAGATCGCCGGGCTGGACGTGGACGCCGCGACCCGCCGCCTTCAGGAGATCTACGCCGCTCCCATCAAGGAGGAGCTGATCGGGCAGCGCATCAAGGAGGTGCGCGACTCGGGCGTGGTCACCGCGGCCGCGCTCTCCCCGCAGCGCACGGCGCAGTTCTCCAAGGCAGTGGTGGACGCGGGCGTGGACATCTTCGTCATCCGCGGCACGACGGTCTCGGCGGAGCACGTCTCCGGTTCGCACGAGCCGCTGAACCTGAAGCAGTTCATCTACGAACTCGACGTCCCGGTGATCGTCGGCGGCTGCGCCACCTACACCGCTGCCCTGCACCTGATGCGCACCGGCGCGGCGGGCGTCCTGGTCGGCTTCGGCGGCGGCGCGGCGCACACCACGCGCAACGTGCTGGGCATCCAGGTCCCGATGGCGACCGCGGTGGCCGACGTGGCCGCGGCCCGGCGTGACTACATGGACGAGTCCGGCGGCCGGTACGTGCACGTCATCGCCGACGGTGGTGTGGGCTGGTCCGGCGACCTGCCCAAGGCGATCGCCTGTGGCGCGGACGCCGTGATGATGGGCTCCCCGCTGGCCCGTGCCACGGACGCGCCCGGCCGCGGCCACCACTGGGGCATGGAGGCCGTCAACGAGGAGCTGCCGCGCGGCAAGAAGGTCGACCTCGGCACGGTCGGCACGATCGAGGAGGTACTGGCGGGCCCCTCGCACATTCCCGACGGCTCCATGAACTTCTTCGGGGCGCTGCGGCGGGCCATGGCCACGACCGGGTACAGCGAGCTGAAGGAGTTCCAGCGGGTCGAGGTCACGGTGGCCGACTCGCAGCACAAGCGGTAG
- a CDS encoding serine/threonine-protein kinase, whose protein sequence is MQGLLLAGRYRLADPIGKGGMGRVWRAHDEVLHRAVAIKELTAALYVSESDQAVLLARTRAEARAAARINHSAVVTVHDVLDHDGRPWIVMELVEGRSLADAVKEDGRIEAREAARIGLWVLRALRAAHSAGVLHRDIKPGNVLLAQDGRVLLTDFGIAQIEGDTTITRTGEVVGSVDYLAPERVRGADPGPSADLWALGATLYTAVEGRSPFRRTTPLTTMQAVVDEEPAEPRHAGPLGPVIAALLHKDPAVRPEAAEAEQMLAEAAEGRRPSAAQAYAPTQHVGSRHEPGAHSGSHSGLGTPTTGTPVGGTPHPSAAGPSYPSATGPSYSSATGPSYSSGSGPSYSSGPGPTYHSGAPYGQVPTPTVVGPPHHAGMAPAAPPRRRRLRSVALVVALAAVVSAGTAVALQKWDEGRNTGGTQASSSTSPSPTPSPATGGVPAGWERRNDPVGFSVSLPKGWKRSVSIDQDGLQQVDYSPDKGKHLVRIAVDTAPDFSTAYEHMSNLEQRVSKLQHYKQLSLKEELFRDLPGVRWEYTWNALAKDPPHYFPGPYRAIDVGYMNSDGTEYAIYAASPADDWPTTRKQFDWILRGFQEG, encoded by the coding sequence ATGCAGGGCCTGCTCCTCGCGGGGCGTTACCGGCTCGCCGACCCGATAGGCAAGGGCGGCATGGGCCGGGTCTGGCGTGCCCATGATGAGGTGCTGCACCGGGCTGTGGCGATCAAGGAGTTGACCGCCGCGCTCTACGTTTCCGAGAGCGACCAGGCCGTGCTGCTCGCCCGGACCCGCGCCGAGGCGCGCGCGGCCGCCCGGATCAACCACTCTGCCGTCGTCACCGTGCACGACGTGCTCGACCACGACGGCCGGCCCTGGATCGTGATGGAGCTGGTCGAGGGCCGTTCGCTGGCGGACGCCGTCAAGGAGGACGGCCGTATCGAGGCGCGCGAGGCGGCCCGGATCGGGCTGTGGGTGCTGCGCGCCCTGCGTGCCGCGCACTCCGCCGGGGTGCTGCACCGGGACATCAAGCCCGGCAACGTCCTTCTCGCGCAGGACGGCCGCGTCCTGCTCACCGACTTCGGCATCGCCCAGATCGAGGGCGACACCACCATCACCCGCACCGGAGAGGTCGTCGGCTCGGTCGACTACCTCGCCCCCGAGCGGGTGCGCGGCGCCGACCCCGGCCCGTCCGCCGACCTGTGGGCGCTGGGCGCCACGCTGTACACCGCGGTCGAGGGACGCTCGCCGTTCCGCCGTACGACCCCGCTGACCACCATGCAGGCCGTCGTGGACGAGGAACCCGCCGAGCCGCGCCACGCCGGCCCGCTCGGGCCCGTCATCGCCGCCCTGCTGCACAAGGATCCCGCCGTGCGGCCCGAGGCGGCCGAGGCCGAGCAGATGCTCGCCGAGGCGGCGGAGGGACGGCGGCCGAGCGCGGCACAGGCGTATGCGCCGACGCAACATGTGGGTTCCCGCCATGAGCCGGGGGCGCACAGCGGGTCCCACAGTGGGCTCGGCACACCGACCACGGGCACACCGGTCGGCGGAACGCCGCACCCCTCAGCCGCGGGGCCGTCGTATCCCTCGGCCACGGGGCCGTCGTACTCCTCGGCCACGGGACCGTCGTACTCCTCGGGCTCCGGACCGTCGTACTCCTCGGGCCCGGGTCCGACGTACCACTCCGGCGCCCCCTACGGGCAGGTCCCCACCCCCACGGTCGTCGGTCCGCCGCACCACGCCGGCATGGCCCCGGCGGCCCCGCCCAGGCGCCGTCGGCTCCGTTCCGTCGCGCTCGTGGTCGCGCTCGCCGCGGTCGTCAGCGCCGGGACCGCGGTCGCGCTGCAGAAGTGGGACGAGGGGCGGAACACGGGCGGCACCCAGGCCTCGTCGAGCACCTCGCCCAGCCCCACGCCGAGCCCGGCCACGGGTGGGGTTCCGGCCGGTTGGGAGCGGCGCAACGACCCGGTGGGGTTCAGTGTCTCCTTGCCCAAGGGGTGGAAGCGGTCCGTCTCCATCGACCAGGACGGCCTTCAGCAGGTCGACTACTCGCCCGACAAGGGCAAGCACCTCGTGCGGATTGCCGTCGACACCGCGCCGGACTTCAGCACCGCTTACGAGCACATGAGCAACTTGGAACAGCGGGTCTCAAAGCTGCAGCATTACAAGCAGTTGAGCCTCAAGGAGGAGCTGTTCCGCGACCTGCCGGGCGTCCGTTGGGAGTACACGTGGAACGCACTGGCCAAAGACCCGCCGCACTACTTCCCGGGGCCCTACCGTGCGATCGACGTCGGGTACATGAACAGTGACGGCACCGAGTACGCCATCTACGCGGCTTCGCCGGCCGACGACTGGCCTACCACCAGAAAGCAGTTCGACTGGATCCTGCGGGGCTTCCAGGAGGGTTGA
- a CDS encoding serine/threonine-protein kinase: MSDAERAGASRQDENDRLLAGRYRLGGVLGRGGMGTVWRAEDETLGRTVAVKELRFPSSIDEDEKRRLITRTLREAKAIARIRNTSAVTVYDVVDEDDRPWIVMELVEGKSLAEVIREDGLLEPKRAAEVGLAVLDVLRSAHREGILHRDVKPSNVLISEDGRVVLTDFGIAQVEGDPSITSTGMLVGAPSYISPERARGHKPGPAADLWSLGGLLYAAVEGAPPYDKGSAIATLTAVMTEPLEEPKNAGPLKDVIYGLLTKDPAQRIDDGRARAMLTAVIHAPEPKPAEPEPAADATRVVPLPAQPQERAGGEGLRGALRSVRKAAGAVATSASATRAKSGSDTAGSGGGKVPTQASEAAPAASASPAASTSPATSAPSASRGKGTASAPSGSASTSASSAVAGVRDGKTQQSNAVSDGRSSGWPVMTPPPDLAPRPVPRAPLTDVVPRRTLVIIAVVVALAVIGTVLALTLGGDDNDGAKGGGSKVTAGASASADTKEDESGGTRSDGATTGSASPEAGAGAGNTPSTEESGRSSEGSSGSGGSADDGAVTSTHKGSQGYSIGLPEGWKFQTSSTAGDRFTGPDGQKLLVAWTTTPKDDPVADWENQEQGMRRSQYTKIRIEKVGYQGWNAADWEFTYVESGTKYRTIDRGFVVNGHLGYALMYTAKAANWGTELRKDTWHTLARTFEPKS, from the coding sequence ATGTCGGACGCGGAGCGGGCGGGAGCATCCCGGCAGGACGAGAACGACCGTCTCCTCGCCGGGCGGTACCGGCTGGGAGGAGTTCTCGGCCGCGGAGGCATGGGCACGGTGTGGCGCGCCGAGGACGAGACCCTGGGCAGGACGGTGGCCGTCAAGGAACTGCGGTTCCCGTCCAGCATCGACGAGGACGAGAAGCGCCGGCTGATCACACGCACGCTGCGTGAGGCCAAGGCGATCGCGCGGATCCGCAACACCAGCGCGGTGACCGTGTACGACGTGGTCGACGAGGACGACCGGCCCTGGATCGTGATGGAGCTCGTCGAGGGCAAGTCGCTCGCCGAGGTCATCCGGGAGGACGGCCTGCTGGAGCCGAAGCGCGCGGCGGAGGTGGGCCTCGCGGTACTCGACGTGCTCAGGTCCGCGCACCGCGAGGGCATCCTGCACCGGGACGTGAAGCCGTCCAACGTGCTGATCTCCGAGGACGGCCGGGTCGTGCTCACCGACTTCGGCATCGCCCAGGTCGAGGGCGACCCGTCCATCACCTCCACCGGCATGCTCGTCGGCGCCCCCTCCTACATCTCCCCGGAGCGGGCCCGTGGGCACAAGCCGGGACCCGCGGCCGACCTGTGGTCGCTCGGAGGGCTGCTGTACGCGGCGGTCGAGGGCGCCCCGCCCTACGACAAGGGGTCCGCGATCGCGACGCTCACGGCGGTGATGACCGAGCCGCTGGAGGAGCCGAAGAACGCGGGACCGCTCAAGGACGTCATCTACGGCCTGCTCACCAAGGACCCCGCCCAGCGGATCGACGACGGCCGTGCCCGGGCCATGCTCACCGCGGTGATCCACGCGCCCGAGCCGAAGCCGGCCGAGCCGGAGCCCGCGGCGGACGCGACCCGGGTGGTGCCGTTGCCGGCGCAGCCGCAGGAGCGTGCGGGCGGGGAGGGACTGCGCGGGGCGCTGCGTTCCGTGCGCAAGGCCGCCGGGGCCGTGGCGACGTCCGCGTCCGCGACGCGCGCCAAGTCCGGGAGCGATACCGCGGGTTCGGGTGGCGGAAAGGTACCGACCCAGGCTTCCGAGGCGGCTCCGGCTGCCTCGGCCTCTCCCGCTGCCTCGACCTCTCCGGCCACCTCGGCTCCTTCTGCGTCTCGAGGGAAGGGCACGGCGAGCGCGCCGTCAGGGTCGGCTTCGACGTCGGCTTCGAGTGCCGTGGCCGGGGTCCGGGACGGGAAGACACAGCAATCCAACGCGGTCTCGGACGGGCGGAGTTCGGGATGGCCCGTGATGACGCCACCGCCGGACCTGGCGCCGAGGCCGGTGCCCAGGGCGCCGCTGACCGATGTGGTGCCGCGGCGGACTCTGGTGATCATCGCGGTGGTCGTGGCCCTCGCGGTCATCGGTACCGTGCTGGCCCTCACGCTCGGCGGGGACGACAACGACGGGGCGAAGGGCGGCGGCTCCAAGGTGACGGCGGGCGCGAGTGCCAGTGCCGACACGAAGGAGGACGAGAGCGGGGGCACCCGGAGCGACGGGGCCACTACAGGGTCCGCCTCGCCGGAGGCCGGTGCGGGGGCCGGGAACACGCCGAGTACCGAGGAGAGCGGCCGGAGTTCGGAAGGGTCCTCCGGTTCGGGGGGTTCCGCCGACGACGGTGCGGTGACCTCGACGCACAAGGGGAGTCAGGGGTACTCGATCGGGCTGCCGGAGGGGTGGAAGTTCCAGACCAGCAGTACCGCGGGCGACCGGTTCACCGGGCCCGACGGGCAGAAGCTGCTCGTCGCCTGGACCACCACGCCCAAGGACGACCCGGTGGCGGACTGGGAGAACCAGGAACAGGGCATGCGCCGCTCGCAGTACACCAAGATCCGAATAGAGAAGGTGGGCTACCAGGGCTGGAACGCGGCCGACTGGGAGTTCACCTATGTGGAGAGCGGGACGAAGTACCGGACGATCGACCGTGGATTCGTCGTGAACGGCCATCTCGGATATGCGTTGATGTACACCGCGAAAGCCGCGAACTGGGGCACTGAGCTGCGCAAGGACACATGGCACACGCTCGCTCGTACCTTCGAACCGAAGTCGTGA
- a CDS encoding glycerol-3-phosphate dehydrogenase/oxidase produces MRTATLGPAQRAESLASMAERELDILVVGAGVVGAGTALDAVTRGLSVGLVEARDWASGTSSRSSKLIHGGLRYLEMLDFPLVREALKERGLLLERLAPHLVKPVPFLYPLQHKGWERLYAGSGVALYDAMSMARGHGRGLPTHRHLSHRHALRVAPALRKDALVGALQYYDAQMDDARFVATLVRTATAYGAKTANRARVTGFLREGERVVGARVQDVEAGGEYEIRAKQVVNATGVWTDDTQAMVGERGQFHVRASKGIHLVVPKDRIHSSTGLILRTEKSVLFVIPWGRHWIIGTTDTDWDLDKAHPAASSADIDYLLEHVNSVLAVPLTRDDVQGVYAGLRPLLAGESDATSKLSREHTVAHPVPGLVVVAGGKYTTYRVMAKDAVDEAVHGLDTRVAECVTEDVPLLGAEGYRALWNARARIAARTGLHVVRVEHLLNRYGALAEEVLDLIASDATLGEPLQAADDYLRAEVVYAASHEGARHLDDVLTRRTRISIETFDRGVRSAREAAELMAPVLGWNKDQIEREVEHYEKRVEAERESQRQPDDLTADAARLGAPDIAPL; encoded by the coding sequence GTGAGGACAGCGACACTGGGGCCGGCACAGCGTGCCGAGTCACTCGCATCAATGGCCGAGCGCGAACTGGACATCCTGGTGGTGGGAGCCGGCGTGGTCGGTGCGGGTACCGCGCTCGACGCGGTGACCCGGGGCCTGTCCGTGGGACTGGTCGAGGCGCGTGACTGGGCGTCGGGCACCTCCAGCCGCTCCAGCAAGCTGATTCACGGCGGTCTGCGCTATCTCGAGATGCTCGACTTCCCCCTCGTACGCGAGGCGTTGAAAGAGCGCGGACTGCTCCTCGAGCGGCTCGCCCCGCATCTCGTGAAGCCCGTGCCCTTCCTGTACCCCTTGCAGCACAAGGGCTGGGAGCGCCTGTACGCCGGCTCGGGCGTCGCGCTCTACGACGCCATGTCGATGGCCCGCGGGCACGGTCGGGGTCTGCCCACGCACCGGCACCTGAGCCACCGTCACGCCCTGCGCGTGGCGCCCGCCCTGAGGAAGGACGCGCTGGTCGGGGCACTTCAGTACTACGACGCCCAGATGGACGACGCTCGCTTCGTGGCCACCCTCGTGCGCACGGCGACCGCCTACGGTGCCAAGACCGCCAACCGCGCCCGGGTGACCGGGTTCCTGCGCGAGGGCGAGCGCGTGGTCGGGGCCCGGGTGCAGGACGTCGAGGCGGGCGGGGAGTACGAGATCCGCGCCAAGCAGGTGGTCAACGCGACCGGGGTGTGGACCGACGACACCCAGGCGATGGTCGGCGAGCGGGGACAGTTCCACGTCCGCGCCTCCAAGGGCATCCACCTCGTCGTGCCCAAAGACCGCATCCACTCCTCGACCGGGCTGATCCTGCGCACCGAGAAGTCCGTGCTCTTCGTCATTCCCTGGGGCCGGCACTGGATCATCGGCACCACCGACACCGACTGGGACCTCGACAAAGCCCACCCGGCCGCCTCCAGCGCGGACATCGACTACCTGCTGGAGCACGTGAACTCGGTGCTCGCGGTGCCGCTGACCCGGGACGACGTCCAGGGCGTGTACGCGGGCCTCAGGCCCCTGCTCGCCGGGGAGTCGGACGCCACCAGCAAGCTCTCGCGTGAGCACACCGTGGCGCATCCGGTGCCGGGACTCGTCGTGGTGGCGGGCGGCAAGTACACGACCTACCGGGTGATGGCCAAGGACGCCGTCGACGAGGCGGTGCACGGACTCGACACCCGGGTCGCCGAATGTGTCACGGAGGACGTGCCGTTGCTGGGCGCCGAGGGCTACCGGGCGCTGTGGAACGCGCGGGCGCGGATCGCGGCGCGCACCGGGCTTCATGTCGTCCGCGTGGAGCATCTGCTGAATCGGTATGGCGCCCTTGCCGAGGAGGTCCTCGACCTCATCGCCTCGGACGCCACGCTGGGCGAGCCGCTTCAGGCCGCCGACGACTATCTGCGCGCCGAGGTCGTCTACGCCGCCTCCCACGAGGGCGCGCGGCACCTGGACGACGTGCTGACCCGGCGCACCCGTATCTCCATCGAGACCTTCGACCGGGGTGTGCGCTCCGCCCGCGAGGCCGCCGAGTTGATGGCGCCGGTGCTCGGCTGGAACAAGGACCAGATCGAGCGCGAGGTCGAGCACTACGAGAAGCGGGTGGAGGCGGAGCGCGAGTCGCAGCGGCAGCCGGACGACCTGACCGCGGACGCGGCGCGGTTGGGGGCGCCGGACATCGCGCCACTCTGA
- a CDS encoding nucleotide sugar dehydrogenase: protein MPADLAVIGLGPYGLPLAQAAVAAGISTLGYRTGPEAGSLSPAELRRMLSGGFRTAAGPAELGRVRTAVICAPTPPAPDGGLDLSQVEGAARTLSTHLRPHTTVILESPVPPGTTEEFLRPLLEKGSGLRAGRDFHLAYSPSRVDPGNRDFTPANTPKVIGGLTPACTESAAAFYSRLTDKVVRARGPREAETVQLLETNFRHVNIALVNEMAVLCHDLGVDLWDVIRCAETKPFGFQAFRPGPGVGGHAVPRDLTGGSPGGGRTLRMVELARQVNDQMPRYVVQRAAALLNEHGKSARGARVLLLGVTYKPDLADQQGTPAQEVAVRLMELGAAVSYHDPHIPSWSVLDRPVPRADSLYEAAADADLTILLQQHRTYDLQGLSVKAQLLLDTRGATPTGAAHRL from the coding sequence ATGCCCGCAGATCTCGCCGTGATCGGACTCGGCCCCTACGGACTGCCCCTGGCCCAGGCCGCTGTCGCCGCCGGTATCTCCACCCTCGGCTACCGCACCGGCCCCGAGGCCGGCTCCCTCAGCCCCGCAGAACTGCGCCGGATGCTCTCGGGGGGCTTCCGGACGGCCGCGGGGCCGGCCGAACTCGGCCGCGTCCGTACGGCGGTCATCTGCGCACCGACCCCGCCGGCCCCGGACGGCGGCCTGGACCTGAGCCAGGTGGAGGGGGCCGCCCGCACGCTGAGCACGCACCTGCGCCCGCACACGACCGTCATCCTGGAGTCCCCCGTGCCCCCGGGCACCACCGAGGAGTTCCTGCGCCCCCTCCTGGAGAAGGGCTCGGGTCTGCGTGCGGGCCGCGACTTCCACCTCGCCTACTCCCCCAGCCGCGTGGACCCGGGCAACCGCGACTTCACGCCCGCCAACACCCCCAAGGTGATCGGCGGCCTCACGCCCGCGTGCACGGAGTCGGCCGCCGCCTTCTACTCGCGCCTCACCGACAAGGTGGTACGCGCGCGTGGCCCGCGAGAGGCGGAGACGGTTCAGCTCCTGGAGACCAACTTCCGGCACGTCAACATCGCCCTCGTCAACGAGATGGCCGTCCTCTGCCACGATCTCGGCGTCGACCTCTGGGACGTCATCCGCTGCGCGGAGACCAAGCCGTTCGGCTTCCAGGCCTTCCGCCCCGGCCCGGGCGTCGGCGGTCACGCGGTCCCGCGCGACCTGACCGGCGGCAGCCCCGGCGGCGGCCGCACCCTGCGCATGGTCGAACTCGCCCGGCAGGTCAACGACCAGATGCCCCGGTACGTCGTCCAGCGCGCCGCCGCTCTCCTCAACGAGCACGGCAAGTCCGCGCGGGGTGCCCGCGTCCTCCTGCTGGGCGTCACCTACAAGCCCGACCTCGCCGACCAGCAGGGCACCCCCGCTCAGGAGGTCGCCGTACGCCTGATGGAACTCGGCGCCGCCGTCAGCTACCACGACCCCCACATCCCGTCCTGGAGCGTCCTGGACCGGCCGGTCCCGCGCGCGGACTCCCTCTACGAGGCGGCGGCCGACGCGGACCTGACGATCCTGCTCCAGCAGCACCGGACGTACGACCTCCAGGGCCTGTCGGTGAAGGCGCAGCTGCTGCTGGACACGCGGGGGGCCACACCTACGGGGGCGGCGCACAGGTTGTGA
- a CDS encoding protein kinase, with translation MDDYAGRVLADRYRLPLPPSDEYELTETRAFDTYSGQEVLVRQVPLPEVVEAEVLDAEGLPDGFTARDSRGARRASGRGGTRRPTEPAVRRAVEAAQAAARIPDHPRLDQVFDVFAEGGSLWVVSELVPARPLAALLAEKPLTPYRAAEVASDVLMALRVLHAHGWVHRNITARTVLVCDDGRVMLTGLAVGAAEEALCGYDPVPVEAGDWGEGGGEHRAGADAGPGGGRAGAGPRESAAGPGGGLGGADGRGGPGGYGVPGHSTGPAGGFGAAGRSGGAGAPGARTALGNGGGAAFGLDARSAGPGPGGAVTFGGGDPEAARRAAIEAREARGLPSAGVEAANGSGASAELVRREPDGGTDIRAARAGAIAAYRAGARAAARVQEAQNSRTALPGARPAPEADPAARTPAADPAVQANGVAQPPYPSADGVQQPPYPSGNGVTQPPYPSGNGVTQPPYPSANGAAQSPHPAANGIEQVPGAGAPGQIADPYGARPAPWHGAVPRGGGAAPVGGVPAPDAVPAVDQASAPARWEDLPPADAPARRGPATALAAERARQARMAVVGPVTERWAPEQAGPVHENWQLAAPIGPATDLWALGALLFRAVQGHAPYPEESTAELVQLVCAEPPAFAEECGPLRPVVESLLRQDPTERLDFEELRGWLRSLVRSAPEPEAGAHVVAVPPVDTSRLPIVRRRGELVRRRRAGLPATHGRHKRAREEAVSSPRRLGRNLLLIILLVMAAAIAYAMYFMPKADPDDEGAAQKTGSTSQAGPAQSPTTSSEPRPEQTTPEPSQSSGAAETQTAGPEVADGFTLRTDPEGFKVAVAGGWERTPRNGRGQVVYSQGNFELIVVPGRDTAAANGSDPMVYQREKEPELQPYRDSSWATATGLKSIQVGTRSMAEGQFTWTGDDGRELYVRNVAILIGGKYHVVQVRGPEAERDEVTRLYEQASATYQVTG, from the coding sequence GTGGACGACTATGCGGGTCGGGTGCTCGCCGACCGCTACCGCCTGCCGCTGCCTCCATCCGACGAGTACGAACTCACCGAGACGCGCGCCTTCGACACCTACAGCGGGCAGGAAGTCCTGGTCAGGCAGGTGCCGTTGCCCGAGGTCGTCGAGGCGGAGGTGCTCGACGCGGAGGGGCTGCCCGACGGGTTCACGGCCCGAGACTCCCGGGGTGCGCGGCGGGCTTCGGGGCGGGGCGGTACCCGCCGGCCCACGGAGCCCGCCGTGCGGCGGGCCGTCGAGGCCGCGCAGGCCGCCGCCCGGATCCCCGACCATCCACGGCTCGACCAGGTCTTCGACGTGTTCGCCGAGGGCGGTTCGCTGTGGGTCGTCAGCGAGTTGGTGCCCGCGCGGCCGCTCGCGGCGCTGCTCGCCGAGAAGCCGCTGACACCGTACCGGGCGGCCGAGGTCGCCTCGGACGTGCTCATGGCGCTGCGGGTGCTGCACGCGCACGGCTGGGTGCACCGCAACATCACCGCCCGTACGGTGCTCGTCTGCGACGACGGCCGGGTCATGCTGACCGGCCTCGCGGTCGGCGCGGCCGAGGAGGCACTGTGCGGGTACGACCCGGTGCCGGTCGAGGCGGGCGATTGGGGCGAAGGAGGCGGGGAGCACCGGGCCGGGGCGGATGCCGGTCCGGGCGGCGGACGTGCGGGTGCGGGACCGCGTGAGTCTGCCGCGGGCCCGGGTGGTGGGCTCGGTGGCGCCGACGGGCGTGGCGGACCTGGTGGATACGGGGTTCCCGGCCATTCGACCGGTCCGGCCGGTGGGTTCGGCGCTGCGGGCAGGAGTGGTGGTGCCGGGGCGCCCGGCGCTCGTACGGCTCTCGGAAACGGCGGCGGTGCGGCCTTCGGGCTGGACGCACGGAGCGCCGGGCCGGGCCCCGGTGGTGCGGTCACCTTCGGTGGGGGCGATCCCGAGGCCGCCAGGCGGGCCGCGATCGAGGCGCGAGAGGCCCGTGGGCTGCCCAGCGCCGGGGTGGAGGCGGCGAACGGGTCCGGGGCTTCGGCCGAGCTCGTCCGCAGGGAGCCCGATGGCGGTACGGACATCCGCGCGGCGCGGGCCGGCGCGATCGCCGCGTATCGCGCGGGGGCACGGGCCGCGGCCCGGGTCCAGGAGGCGCAGAACAGCAGGACCGCCCTGCCCGGAGCCCGCCCGGCACCGGAGGCCGACCCCGCCGCACGAACGCCCGCCGCCGACCCCGCCGTACAGGCCAACGGGGTGGCGCAGCCGCCGTATCCGTCGGCGGATGGTGTGCAGCAGCCGCCGTATCCGTCCGGGAACGGCGTGACGCAGCCGCCGTATCCGTCCGGGAACGGCGTGACGCAGCCGCCGTATCCCTCGGCCAACGGCGCTGCACAGTCCCCGCATCCGGCGGCGAACGGCATCGAGCAGGTGCCCGGGGCCGGGGCTCCGGGGCAGATCGCCGATCCGTACGGAGCGCGCCCGGCTCCCTGGCACGGTGCCGTGCCGCGCGGCGGGGGTGCGGCGCCCGTGGGTGGCGTTCCCGCTCCTGACGCCGTGCCTGCCGTTGACCAGGCGTCGGCGCCCGCCCGCTGGGAGGACCTCCCCCCTGCCGATGCCCCCGCCCGCCGTGGCCCTGCCACCGCGCTCGCCGCCGAGCGGGCGCGGCAGGCCCGGATGGCCGTGGTGGGGCCCGTCACCGAGCGCTGGGCGCCGGAGCAGGCCGGGCCGGTGCATGAGAACTGGCAGCTGGCCGCGCCCATCGGGCCCGCGACCGATCTGTGGGCTCTCGGGGCGCTGCTGTTCCGGGCCGTCCAGGGGCATGCGCCCTATCCCGAGGAGTCGACGGCCGAGCTGGTGCAGCTGGTGTGCGCCGAGCCGCCCGCCTTCGCGGAGGAGTGCGGACCGCTCAGGCCGGTCGTGGAGTCGCTGCTGCGGCAGGACCCGACCGAGCGGCTGGACTTCGAGGAACTGCGCGGCTGGCTGCGGTCGCTGGTGCGGTCCGCGCCCGAGCCGGAGGCCGGCGCCCATGTCGTCGCCGTGCCCCCGGTGGACACGAGCCGGCTGCCGATCGTGCGGCGCCGGGGCGAGTTGGTGCGCAGGCGGCGCGCCGGGCTGCCCGCGACGCACGGACGGCACAAGCGGGCCCGGGAGGAGGCCGTATCCTCGCCGCGCCGCCTGGGCCGCAATCTGCTGCTGATCATCCTGCTGGTGATGGCCGCGGCGATCGCGTACGCCATGTACTTCATGCCGAAGGCGGACCCCGACGACGAGGGCGCCGCACAGAAGACCGGTTCCACCAGCCAGGCCGGTCCCGCGCAGTCCCCGACGACCAGCAGTGAACCGCGGCCCGAGCAGACGACTCCCGAGCCGTCGCAGTCCAGCGGGGCCGCCGAGACCCAGACCGCCGGGCCCGAGGTCGCTGACGGCTTCACCCTGCGCACGGACCCCGAGGGCTTCAAGGTCGCGGTGGCGGGCGGCTGGGAGCGCACCCCGAGGAACGGCCGGGGCCAGGTGGTCTACTCGCAGGGCAACTTCGAGCTGATCGTCGTCCCCGGGCGGGACACCGCGGCCGCGAACGGCAGCGATCCCATGGTCTACCAGCGGGAGAAGGAGCCAGAGCTCCAGCCGTACCGCGACTCCAGCTGGGCCACCGCCACCGGGCTGAAGTCGATCCAGGTGGGCACGCGGAGCATGGCCGAGGGGCAGTTCACCTGGACCGGCGACGACGGGCGCGAGCTGTACGTGCGCAATGTCGCGATCCTGATCGGCGGCAAGTACCACGTCGTGCAGGTACGCGGCCCGGAGGCGGAGCGGGACGAGGTGACCCGGCTGTACGAGCAGGCGTCGGCCACCTACCAGGTGACCGGCTGA